A region of Moorena producens PAL-8-15-08-1 DNA encodes the following proteins:
- a CDS encoding sodium/glutamate symporter: MFTLINALFALIMIGILLLIGRFLKQKVRLFQSLYLPESVIAGGVALLLGPAVLGAIASTVSGTDSLLAGGLFPKAMATVWSQSPGVFINVVFAALFLGEAIPSPRKIWRKAAPQVAFGQTLAWGQYVIGLLLVLLVLSPIFGVDPIAGALIEVAFEGGHGTAAGMTDTFRKLGFNDGGDLALGLATVGIVTGVIAGTWLASWGRRKGYIHRSPDPSSELQQFRDKIQNTIQQTIQREPTEVRLARARLMDGLLIDPLSLNLAFVGVAIAIGWVILAVLKFIESVTWGAGGFQVIQYVPLFPMALIGGLIVQVVTVRLGLGSLIIRPLQERISGVALDVVIVTALASISLRVLGNNLLPFLILAIAGIIWNIWAFVFLAPRILPRYWFERGIGDMGQSMGVTATGILLIQMVDPDNHTGAFESFAYKQLFFEPIVGGGLFTAAAPALIVQFGPSVVLLLTTGLLAFWLIFGLWNFKRMRKTFRQANL, encoded by the coding sequence ATGTTTACGCTCATCAATGCTTTATTTGCTTTGATAATGATCGGGATTCTACTCCTGATCGGCAGGTTTCTTAAACAGAAAGTTCGGCTGTTTCAATCCCTTTATCTACCAGAATCGGTTATTGCTGGGGGAGTAGCATTGTTACTCGGCCCAGCAGTATTGGGTGCGATCGCATCTACCGTATCAGGTACAGATTCCTTACTGGCTGGGGGTCTGTTTCCGAAAGCAATGGCAACAGTTTGGTCTCAGTCTCCTGGTGTCTTTATCAATGTTGTCTTCGCCGCCTTATTTTTAGGTGAAGCGATCCCCAGTCCCAGAAAAATTTGGCGCAAAGCCGCACCTCAGGTAGCATTCGGCCAAACCCTGGCCTGGGGACAATATGTGATTGGACTGCTGCTAGTTCTGTTAGTGTTGAGTCCGATATTCGGTGTCGATCCCATCGCAGGTGCATTAATCGAAGTTGCCTTTGAAGGCGGTCACGGCACCGCTGCTGGCATGACCGATACCTTTAGAAAACTGGGTTTTAACGACGGTGGTGACTTGGCTCTAGGCTTGGCTACAGTCGGTATTGTCACAGGGGTGATCGCAGGTACCTGGCTAGCAAGCTGGGGCAGGCGCAAGGGCTACATCCACAGGAGCCCTGATCCCAGCAGTGAGCTACAACAGTTTCGGGATAAAATTCAAAATACAATTCAACAGACAATTCAACGAGAACCTACGGAAGTCAGGTTAGCCAGAGCCAGATTAATGGATGGTTTACTGATCGATCCCCTGTCATTGAACCTTGCTTTTGTAGGAGTTGCGATCGCTATCGGCTGGGTAATCCTGGCAGTGCTCAAGTTCATTGAGTCAGTGACTTGGGGAGCCGGTGGCTTTCAAGTAATTCAGTATGTGCCTCTGTTTCCCATGGCACTAATTGGTGGTTTGATTGTCCAAGTCGTAACCGTGCGTCTAGGACTGGGGTCACTAATTATTCGACCCTTGCAGGAGCGCATCTCTGGGGTAGCGTTAGATGTAGTAATTGTGACCGCATTAGCGTCGATTTCCCTAAGAGTGCTTGGAAACAACCTCTTGCCATTTTTAATTCTTGCGATCGCTGGCATCATCTGGAACATCTGGGCATTTGTGTTCCTCGCACCCCGTATACTCCCCAGATACTGGTTTGAGCGTGGCATCGGGGACATGGGACAATCCATGGGAGTGACAGCAACCGGTATCTTGTTGATCCAGATGGTAGACCCAGATAACCATACCGGTGCTTTTGAGAGTTTCGCCTACAAACAGTTGTTCTTTGAACCGATAGTAGGTGGTGGCTTGTTTACTGCTGCTGCACCAGCACTGATTGTGCAATTTGGCCCATCGGTAGTGTTACTGCTAACAACAGGATTACTAGCCTTCTGGTTAATCTTTGGTCTGTGGAACTTTAAGCGCATGAGAAAAACATTTAGGCAAGCTAATCTTTAA
- a CDS encoding NUDIX domain-containing protein yields MTSTQYRNPAPTVDIIIELIDRPHRPIILIERENPPLGWAIPGGFVDYGESVETAAVREAKEEISLEVELIEQFQVYSDPSRDARKHTISIVFLATATGVPKAADDAKNLGIFNPWEVPSNLCFDHNKILQDYWNYRHYGIRPRLSADVIQ; encoded by the coding sequence ATGACTTCTACTCAATACCGTAATCCTGCTCCCACTGTTGATATCATTATTGAACTAATCGACCGACCCCATCGACCGATTATTTTGATAGAACGGGAGAATCCCCCCCTAGGCTGGGCAATTCCCGGTGGCTTTGTAGATTACGGCGAGTCGGTAGAAACCGCAGCAGTGCGGGAAGCTAAGGAAGAAATCAGCTTAGAGGTTGAACTAATTGAGCAATTCCAGGTGTATTCTGATCCTAGTCGTGATGCCCGGAAACATACCATTAGTATTGTCTTTTTAGCCACAGCAACGGGTGTCCCAAAAGCCGCTGATGATGCTAAAAATTTGGGCATTTTTAACCCTTGGGAAGTGCCATCTAATCTCTGCTTTGACCACAACAAAATTTTGCAGGATTATTGGAATTATCGTCATTATGGAATTAGACCGAGGCTATCTGCGGACGTGATACAGTAA
- a CDS encoding PEP-CTERM sorting domain-containing protein (PEP-CTERM proteins occur, often in large numbers, in the proteomes of bacteria that also encode an exosortase, a predicted intramembrane cysteine proteinase. The presence of a PEP-CTERM domain at a protein's C-terminus predicts cleavage within the sorting domain, followed by covalent anchoring to some some component of the (usually Gram-negative) cell surface. Many PEP-CTERM proteins exhibit an unusual sequence composition that includes large numbers of potential glycosylation sites. Expression of one such protein has been shown restore the ability of a bacterium to form floc, a type of biofilm.), which produces MSIKHSIKHSIKHSAIAIAAGAIGLIGLSSIGGAANAASIVNGGFETGDFTGWTVLQQSRSRGNLFITNGTRSPLHRLSIPGPSQGSFFSVTDQHGSGSRVLFQDIVLEAGFTHELSFDWFAQNYSFRGLLDRGTMAFNRGANQHFRVDLVSAGFDDWFGRSSDAGVLANIISPVGQFNPVNGFNTTTFDLTPWAGSTVRLAFRQVDNSGPFNAGVDAVSIKSEATSESTSVPEPASVLGLLAVGVGCVSLKTSKVKRQKLKANC; this is translated from the coding sequence ATGTCAATCAAGCATTCAATCAAGCATTCAATCAAGCATTCAGCTATAGCGATCGCGGCAGGAGCAATCGGTCTAATTGGGTTGTCGAGTATTGGTGGCGCTGCTAATGCTGCTAGCATTGTTAATGGGGGATTTGAAACAGGAGACTTCACAGGATGGACAGTTCTTCAGCAAAGTCGTAGCCGAGGGAACTTGTTCATTACAAATGGAACCAGGAGCCCATTACATAGATTATCAATTCCCGGTCCAAGTCAAGGATCATTCTTTAGCGTTACCGATCAGCACGGGTCTGGTTCCCGCGTCTTGTTTCAAGATATCGTTCTAGAAGCAGGTTTCACTCACGAACTTTCTTTCGACTGGTTTGCCCAAAACTACTCTTTTCGTGGACTGCTTGATCGTGGAACTATGGCTTTTAATCGGGGAGCAAACCAACATTTCCGAGTTGATCTAGTTTCTGCTGGCTTTGATGACTGGTTTGGTCGCTCTTCAGATGCGGGGGTACTAGCAAATATTATATCTCCAGTAGGACAATTCAATCCCGTCAATGGGTTTAATACTACCACATTTGATTTGACTCCCTGGGCTGGTTCTACTGTGCGCTTGGCTTTTCGCCAAGTTGACAATAGCGGTCCCTTCAACGCTGGGGTTGACGCAGTAAGTATTAAATCTGAAGCGACTTCTGAATCGACTTCTGTTCCCGAACCGGCTTCTGTTTTAGGTTTACTAGCAGTGGGTGTTGGCTGCGTAAGCTTGAAAACGTCAAAAGTTAAACGTCAAAAGTTAAAAGCCAATTGTTAG
- a CDS encoding restriction endonuclease subunit R: MKTLNPSNLSLEDVHRLLNLEENYDGSFTPLLSLEPLTDVEKQELVQINNDFRPYLRSGKVSEAMQRGLGGSPHERLHQEGQVKLVVIAPLLRLAGFYHYPITISVEEGIAEIDSEEEETRITGRLDILAINNQQPTPANNYFWVLVIETKNSLVDVTAGLPQLLTYAYKSLDHQKSVWGLVTNGLRYQFVYLQQEASPTYQLMPLLNLMESESSIQLLKVLKAICNL, encoded by the coding sequence ATGAAAACGTTAAATCCTAGTAACTTATCTCTTGAGGATGTTCATCGTCTTTTGAATCTGGAAGAAAATTATGATGGCTCATTCACGCCCTTGTTATCCTTAGAACCGTTAACAGACGTTGAAAAGCAGGAACTGGTGCAAATAAATAATGATTTTCGTCCCTATCTAAGATCAGGAAAAGTCTCTGAAGCGATGCAGCGCGGTCTTGGGGGTTCCCCCCATGAGCGACTGCATCAAGAAGGGCAGGTGAAGTTAGTGGTTATTGCTCCATTGCTGAGATTAGCTGGCTTCTATCACTACCCCATTACAATTTCCGTGGAAGAAGGGATTGCGGAAATTGATAGTGAAGAGGAGGAGACACGAATTACAGGGCGGCTTGATATTCTAGCAATAAACAACCAGCAACCAACACCAGCTAATAACTATTTTTGGGTGTTGGTAATCGAAACGAAAAATAGTCTAGTAGATGTAACAGCAGGTTTACCACAATTATTGACCTATGCCTATAAAAGTTTAGACCATCAAAAATCCGTATGGGGGCTAGTGACGAATGGTTTACGGTATCAGTTTGTTTATCTGCAGCAGGAAGCTTCCCCAACTTATCAGCTGATGCCATTACTCAACCTGATGGAATCTGAAAGTTCTATTCAATTGCTAAAGGTTCTTAAAGCTATCTGTAACCTCTGA